One Beggiatoa leptomitoformis DNA segment encodes these proteins:
- a CDS encoding PstS family phosphate ABC transporter substrate-binding protein, protein MKKLLTAALFSVSCVIAAPVSAIDDLHEYKGGASGVSGNLSSVGSDTMNNLMTLWAEEFKKFYPNVNIQIQGAGSSTAPPALTEGTAHTGPMSRSMKPGEIEAFEKKFGYPPTEVRVAIDALAVYVHKDNPLDGLTIQQVDAIFSSTRKCGGAEDIIKWGQVGLKGSLAEQSIQLFGRNSVSGTYGYFKEHALCKGDFKNNVNEQPGSASVVQSISASLNGIGYSGIGYLTSGVKVLAISPKTGASTVPALVGDGADKYKNVISGTYPLSRFLYVYVNKDPSKPLSPLVKEFLTMMLSKEGQAVVQKDGYVPLPISVVEKELAKLK, encoded by the coding sequence ATGAAAAAATTACTTACGGCAGCATTATTTAGCGTTAGTTGCGTAATTGCTGCACCCGTATCTGCTATAGATGATTTGCATGAGTACAAAGGTGGTGCCAGTGGCGTTTCTGGTAATCTGTCCAGCGTTGGCTCAGACACCATGAACAACCTCATGACCCTGTGGGCAGAAGAATTTAAAAAATTCTACCCCAACGTAAATATTCAAATACAAGGTGCTGGTTCTTCCACCGCGCCCCCTGCTTTAACAGAAGGTACGGCACATACAGGCCCAATGAGCCGTTCTATGAAGCCTGGCGAAATTGAAGCGTTTGAAAAGAAATTTGGTTATCCCCCAACTGAAGTTCGCGTAGCTATCGATGCACTCGCTGTTTATGTGCATAAAGACAACCCTCTTGATGGTTTGACCATACAACAAGTTGACGCGATTTTCTCCTCAACTAGAAAATGTGGTGGTGCAGAAGACATCATTAAATGGGGTCAAGTTGGTTTAAAAGGCTCTTTAGCCGAACAATCCATACAATTATTTGGTCGTAACTCCGTTTCTGGCACGTATGGCTATTTTAAAGAACACGCCTTATGTAAAGGCGACTTTAAAAACAATGTGAATGAACAACCGGGTTCTGCTTCTGTTGTCCAATCCATCAGTGCTTCTTTAAATGGCATTGGTTACTCAGGCATTGGTTATTTGACCTCTGGCGTAAAAGTGCTTGCTATTTCTCCTAAAACTGGCGCATCAACCGTACCTGCCTTAGTTGGCGATGGTGCAGACAAATACAAGAACGTCATCAGCGGCACATATCCGTTATCCCGTTTCTTATACGTTTATGTCAACAAAGACCCAAGCAAGCCTTTATCTCCACTGGTTAAAGAGTTTTTAACCATGATGTTGAGCAAAGAAGGTCAAGCCGTGGTACAAAAAGATGGTTATGTTCCATTACCTATCTCTGTTGTAGAAAAAGAGTTAGCAAAGTTAAAGTAA
- a CDS encoding C1 family peptidase has translation MFRIQTKNDLRYIFLKLLILTLWLVGFLLQPSFATDSLTVGNVKFSNIRTSIPSGSTVANGQKITIHFNYEVTDSNCSSFWIRLLTDGLAVYDESSPLMCGSGDYSWSFMLTNNSSVNGFYFAKRDDTFTWSEKTGIIFPVTYVCCSTTLALENLTFVTIPNLVANEAKAFSIPIEAETISQSVNLEVSASIFNFETTTINIDNIINISALAIKIRLMLNIIDTIFSGVGGIDTSAFVRVVLIDNETKREYLVYQKSYQELTEEEKFNWLSDYLVFNAVCQESCVLPKTIHTFSLRLEAKSAVLSIPEIYYVNTPLSSSTETVIKQQNTVIVQKLNEQQDIGWIAGETAVSNLTYAEKKHLTGALADDETEVGELNLQGFEYYRGGIFDLKSKNPNDTRNLRKTRRQSALVDSFDWRNRHGENWVTAVKDQGNCGSCWAFADTGTLEAVTNLYFNQQLSLDLSEQDVLSCNPEIEFTDENGKLVKRKLGSCNGGPMFTIPQKYLTLGIVDENAFPYKATDLLACSDKQSIFSEKVSINKAGSYFDLSEDNEDDIKKLLIEKGPLVAAVWSLSHAMILVGFETDLDGRTIWIFKNSWSGGWGGAGAMGDIVNEKTGKISHWGKYKSEGSAENGFAYIKLEPKNLSVMAIEPPINSLAKARQIVCVDKDNDNYCNWGISEEKPSTCPLSCKAEKDCDDSDANLGTFNAKYECEVTGETPAKPPIASFSLSPNKGASPLTTTLDASDSSDSDGSIVSYSWKYSPLDDDSEETSITTSNSPIVTHTFTNIGQYVVTLTVKDSQGLESVFKKVVSITSVRSSSSYPNLGKSFSFTSAGQASIANAIFSGGLITVNNTTPRKESTITLADTINISGEINVAPEHTNQKADIVVVGFYAREGHLKNDDPSLENCDPAILNETPRADSAFNANSGYYTRTKKSAGETETGDNWYCSWVTDALKDKMTIDSKWCKPSVAETDPRATPTTPQEYWQAWKGGLADLIQNPLETVDALPATQPVTLYAGQFDAVGHLCLYFGYRLHNSGLLVFNGETPILVRVRQ, from the coding sequence ATGTTCAGGATTCAAACAAAGAATGACCTTCGTTATATTTTTTTAAAACTGCTCATCCTAACTTTATGGCTAGTAGGATTTTTACTCCAACCCAGTTTTGCTACGGACAGTTTAACAGTTGGTAATGTCAAATTTAGCAATATTCGTACTTCTATTCCCAGTGGAAGCACTGTTGCTAATGGGCAAAAAATCACAATTCATTTTAATTACGAGGTTACAGATTCTAATTGTAGCAGTTTTTGGATTCGGCTTCTTACTGATGGACTGGCAGTTTACGACGAAAGTTCCCCTCTAATGTGTGGTAGTGGTGATTACTCTTGGTCTTTCATGCTGACAAATAATTCCAGTGTTAATGGTTTCTATTTTGCGAAAAGAGACGACACTTTTACTTGGTCAGAAAAAACGGGAATAATATTTCCTGTTACATATGTCTGTTGTTCTACAACCCTAGCTCTAGAGAATCTAACATTTGTTACAATACCAAACCTAGTTGCTAATGAAGCAAAAGCATTTTCAATTCCCATTGAAGCAGAAACTATAAGTCAATCTGTAAACCTTGAGGTTTCAGCATCCATTTTTAATTTTGAAACAACTACTATCAATATAGATAATATTATTAATATTAGTGCATTAGCCATCAAAATTAGATTAATGCTAAATATTATAGACACAATATTTTCAGGAGTCGGCGGAATAGATACTTCTGCCTTTGTTCGAGTGGTATTAATTGATAACGAGACAAAAAGGGAGTATCTGGTATATCAAAAGAGTTATCAGGAATTAACAGAAGAAGAAAAATTTAACTGGTTGTCAGATTATTTAGTTTTTAACGCTGTTTGCCAAGAGAGTTGTGTTTTACCAAAAACAATTCACACTTTTTCACTACGTCTTGAAGCGAAAAGTGCTGTACTTAGCATTCCTGAGATTTACTACGTTAATACCCCGTTATCTTCTAGTACAGAAACAGTAATAAAACAACAAAATACTGTTATTGTCCAAAAGCTTAACGAACAACAAGATATTGGATGGATTGCCGGGGAAACCGCTGTTTCTAATTTAACTTATGCAGAAAAAAAACATTTAACTGGTGCATTAGCTGATGATGAAACTGAAGTTGGAGAACTTAATTTGCAGGGTTTTGAATATTACCGAGGTGGTATATTTGATTTAAAATCTAAAAACCCAAATGATACACGCAATTTGAGAAAAACTCGGCGACAAAGTGCTTTGGTCGACAGTTTTGATTGGCGGAATAGACATGGAGAAAATTGGGTTACTGCTGTAAAGGATCAAGGTAATTGTGGAAGTTGTTGGGCCTTTGCTGATACAGGCACTTTAGAAGCAGTTACCAACCTTTATTTTAATCAACAGCTAAGTTTGGATTTATCTGAGCAAGATGTATTGTCTTGTAATCCTGAAATCGAGTTTACAGATGAAAACGGAAAACTTGTAAAAAGAAAACTAGGTTCTTGCAACGGCGGACCAATGTTTACTATTCCTCAGAAATATCTCACTTTAGGTATTGTTGACGAGAATGCCTTCCCTTATAAAGCAACAGATTTACTAGCCTGCTCTGATAAACAATCTATTTTTAGTGAAAAAGTTAGTATAAATAAAGCAGGTTCATATTTTGATTTAAGTGAAGATAATGAAGATGATATAAAGAAATTGCTCATCGAAAAAGGTCCTTTAGTCGCGGCTGTTTGGAGTCTTAGTCATGCCATGATATTAGTTGGTTTCGAAACTGATTTAGATGGAAGAACTATTTGGATTTTTAAAAATAGTTGGAGTGGAGGTTGGGGAGGAGCTGGAGCTATGGGCGATATTGTCAATGAGAAGACAGGGAAAATATCGCATTGGGGTAAATATAAATCCGAAGGCTCTGCTGAAAATGGTTTTGCTTATATCAAACTAGAACCTAAAAACTTAAGTGTCATGGCTATCGAACCACCAATTAATAGTCTTGCTAAAGCACGCCAGATTGTTTGTGTTGATAAAGATAATGATAATTATTGCAACTGGGGAATATCTGAGGAAAAACCCTCAACTTGTCCATTATCTTGTAAAGCTGAGAAAGATTGCGATGATTCTGACGCTAATTTAGGAACTTTCAACGCAAAATACGAATGTGAAGTAACTGGTGAAACACCAGCTAAACCGCCAATTGCCAGTTTTAGTTTATCCCCAAATAAGGGCGCAAGTCCTTTAACAACAACACTAGATGCAAGTGATTCAAGCGATTCTGATGGTTCTATCGTTTCCTACTCGTGGAAATACTCACCGTTAGATGATGATAGTGAAGAAACTTCTATCACAACATCAAATAGTCCAATAGTGACACATACTTTTACAAATATTGGTCAATATGTTGTTACTCTGACGGTAAAAGACTCTCAAGGTTTAGAAAGTGTTTTTAAAAAAGTAGTAAGTATTACATCTGTTCGTTCTTCCTCAAGTTACCCCAACTTAGGCAAGAGCTTCAGCTTTACGAGTGCAGGACAAGCTTCTATCGCAAATGCAATATTTTCTGGTGGACTAATTACAGTAAATAATACAACGCCAAGAAAGGAATCAACCATTACACTGGCTGATACAATAAATATTTCAGGAGAAATCAACGTAGCACCCGAACACACCAACCAAAAAGCGGATATTGTTGTTGTTGGTTTTTATGCCCGTGAAGGACACTTAAAAAACGACGATCCTAGCCTAGAAAACTGCGACCCTGCTATTTTGAATGAAACACCACGAGCAGACAGTGCATTTAATGCAAATAGTGGCTATTACACTCGTACTAAAAAAAGTGCAGGGGAAACTGAAACAGGGGACAATTGGTATTGCTCTTGGGTAACAGACGCGCTAAAAGATAAAATGACGATTGATAGCAAATGGTGTAAGCCTTCAGTGGCGGAAACAGACCCACGAGCAACGCCGACAACCCCGCAGGAATATTGGCAGGCATGGAAAGGGGGATTAGCTGATTTAATTCAAAATCCTTTGGAAACGGTTGATGCATTACCTGCAACGCAACCCGTTACCTTATATGCAGGTCAGTTCGATGCAGTGGGACACTTATGCTTATATTTTGGCTATCGCTTGCATAATTCAGGGTTATTAGTCTTCAATGGTGAAACACCTATCCTAGTTCGTGTTCGTCAATAG